From Cydia splendana chromosome 25, ilCydSple1.2, whole genome shotgun sequence:
AAGAATCTTCTCGTCTTCATCTGTGGCGTGGCATAGTCTCGGAATATGCTTCTTTGGCGCCACCACAAAGTGGACGGGGGCTTGCGGATTGTACAATTCGTCGAACACATAACACTGAAAAATACATGAAGTTtttatagtttagtttagttatttaattatgttatttgatatttatgtttacaataaaactttaattgtaaaaaaatattaaataatatttttgtgaaTTAATAGGCTTGCAAATCTTGCAATGGAATGGAAACTTGGGTTTAATCTTTAGAGTATAGATAGACCATCATTACCTGAAGCTTCTTACATCTACCTTGTTTTCGTCCCTGTCTCTCTAAATAGAAAGGTTGATGGAATAACTCATTTAATCATACCCTTCACCAAAAATGTCACGCACACGCCAACCGCCTAATATAGACCTAATTACTTATatacacagaataaataatagtactatataggtataataggtatgtacagaagactcactctctaacaaaacgcgtctgttacgatatATTTCCTTTAtggttacgatcagcacaggtatggccgctaggtggcgacagcgccacgcgcggtttatggcaaaccccaaaattggggccgaacggatgtacttttagctacctgtagcaaagcgacgaaatctcggagtgagccacgcctagCTGCTTATGTACAATTAGGATAGGTAGTAAGGAAGGATATAAGTACATACCAAATCGTCCTCGTAAATGTAATCTTCGGGCTTAAGACCAAAAGAGTTTCTGTTGGAATTAGTTTTGCTTTCTATTGCAgccattatttaaaaataagttattctGATAATTTATCTCCTGAATATACATTGAAACTGTCAGATACTTGTAGAATACTTGTTTTGGCTTTGATTACACATGGATTTATCAGGTCACCGCGAatattgataatgataacacctgtggcctattttataaagctacaagttacaatttacaagcggaagtctcgttctaacacatagggttaaaaagagacttccgcttgtaaattgtaacttgtagctttataaaataggccactgataAAACTTTATCATTGTTTGCAATAATACGTTTTGATCATAGGTTTTCATGAAGTGCATTTAAGTTGATAAAATAGTTAGGTACTCAAgctgtttattatttgtttcaTTTTCCCTGATCTTATTTAAGTTATTCAATCGTTTTAAAGTTTTTAacatgaaaaacattgtgtaaattttaaaataaactttttaaagTTTTGATATTATTTCAAATTGCGTAGAACGGAACGTAGGTAATGCGCCTTTCTGTCAAGTGTCaacgagaaaaaaaaaacaaagtacaaaaaagtaaagaaaaaaatatgccgGGTGGAGAAGTTGAACTCGCGCAATCTGCTGCCCCTGGTGGCGATACCATCTTTGGAAAGATTCTTAGGAAGGAGATTCCAGCGAAAATCGTCTACGAAGATGATCAGGTATTTATTTCGCTAATTGGcttaattatttttgtattccTGCTGATTTATTTTCACATCCGTTCACCTGCACTTGACATTTCGGTCAGCTGTTTATCTTAAACCTTTGAATTTGTACTGTATTATCTTGTCTTAATATTACCTGAATATCAATATTGTAACTTGAAATTTAGAAAATTCATCAATATCATGAAATGAAATATGATCAAAGATCAAACAGAAAAATTGTCCTTAATTTGAAGGTTAGGTCAGTATTGCCAGGTTTTAAACTTTTACCGAATTCTCAGGaattacagatttgtattttttgttgttattttcaGTGCGTAGCTTTCCACGACGTGGCTCCGCAAGCTCCTACGCACATCCTGGTGATCCCGCGTAAGCCCATCTCTCAGCTTTCCAAGGCCGAAGATTCTGATGAGCAGTTACTtggtaaatatgtttttttatatgtattaattatttattattttatatgttcTATAGCCTGTGCCACAACTCTCTGGCCATAGTCTTAGACTGGGGGCTGGCTGAACTGAGACCTTC
This genomic window contains:
- the LOC134803008 gene encoding adenosine 5'-monophosphoramidase HINT1, with product MPGGEVELAQSAAPGGDTIFGKILRKEIPAKIVYEDDQCVAFHDVAPQAPTHILVIPRKPISQLSKAEDSDEQLLGHLLIVARKVAALQGLDESGFRLVINDGKNGAQSVYHLHIHILGGRQLKWPPG
- the LOC134802965 gene encoding adenosine 5'-monophosphoramidase HINT2-like, translating into MAAIESKTNSNRNSFGLKPEDYIYEDDLCYVFDELYNPQAPVHFVVAPKKHIPRLCHATDEDEKILGHLLIVAKDTAIFRGLHKTGYHVVVDEDHRAGKLRALHVFGRALQHMLWPTGPGDRL